In Streptomyces rapamycinicus NRRL 5491, the genomic stretch GAGTACGGGCATAAAAACAGTACGTTGCCTCCGGATCGCCCAACAAGACGACTTCATTGCGTCCGGCGTCGATTCATGACGTATGTGGATCGGAACACGACGATTCATTGCACACGCGGGGGCCGGGCACACGCGGGGGCCGCACGGACGGGCCCCGCAGGGGCGCGGGGCTGTATCGATGTGCGGCTCCGCCGCGTGGGCGCGACCAGCCACAACGACGCCGCAGCCGATCGACGACAGGCCAGGGCACTACGTCGGGGCGCCCGAGCTGAACCTTCGCAGCAAGGGCGACAACACCAGCACGGACTTCGTGCGCTCCACGAAGTGCTCCCCCGCGATCCGCTCCAGCACCCGCTCGAAGTGGCGCATATCCGCGGCGAAGACCTGGACGACGGCGTCCGCGTCACCGGTGACGGTGGACGCGGACACCACCTCGGGGTAGCGCGACAGGCCCCGGCGGATGTCGTCCGGCGAGGTGTTGTGGCGGCAGAAGAGCTCGATGAAGCCCTCGGTCTCCCAGCCCAGCGCCACCGGGTCGACCCGCACCGTGAAGCCGGTGATGGCTCCCTCCGCGCGCAGCCGGTCCACCCGCCGTTTGACGGCGGGCGCGGACAGCCCGACGATTTCGCCGATGTCGGCGTAGGAGCGGCGGGCGTCCTCGGCGAGGGCGTGGACGATGCGTTCGTCGAGATCGTTCAGTCGCACTGGGGGGCAATCACTTCTCTGCTGTGGCCAGTCGGGATCGGCGCATGCCGTATCCGAAGTACAGCACAAGGCCGACGGCCATCCACACGCCGAAGACCACCCAGGTCACGAACTGCAGGCTGCCCATCATCCACAGGCACAGCGCGAAGCCGATCACCGGGAAGAGCGGGGACAGCGGCACCCGGAAGGTCCGGGGCATATCGGGCCGGGTCCGGCGCAGCATGATCACGGCGATGTTGACCAGCGCGAAGGCGAAGAGCGTGCCGATGCTGGTGGCGTCGGCGAGCTGGCCGAGCGGGATCGCGGCGGCGAGGACACCGCAGAAGAGCGAGACGATGACGGTGTTGGCGCGCGGCACCCCGGTCCGGGCGTGGACCGTGGAGAAGACCTTGGGCACCAGCCCGTCCCGGGACATCGCGAAGAGGATTCGGGTCTGCCCGTAGAGCACGGTCAGCACCACGGAGGCGATCGCGATCACCGCGCCGGCCGCCAGCAGCACGGCCCAGAAGCTCTGTCCGGTGACGTTCTTCATGATCGAGGCGAGCGCGGCCTCGGAGCCGGAGAACTTCTTCCAGGGCAGGGCACCCACCGCCACGGCGGCCACCAGGCAGTACAGCGCGGTGACGATGATCAGCGAGAGCATGATCGCGCGGGGCAGGTCGCGCTGGGGGTTCTTGGCCTCCTCACCGGCCGTGGAGGCGGCGTCGAAGCCGATGTAGGAGAAGAAGAGGGTGGCGCCGGCGGCGCTGACGCCCGCCATGCCCAGCGGCATGAACGGGGTGTAGTTGCCGGCCCGGATACCGGTGAAGGCGACGGCGCAGAAGAGGATCAGCGCCGCGATCTTCACCCCGACCATGATGGCGTTGGCGCGGGCGCTCTCCTTGGCGCCGCCCAGCAGGAACGCCATGGCCAGCAGCACCACGAGCAGCGCGGGCAGATTGAAGATCCCGCCGTCTCCGGGCGGGGCGGCCAGCGCGTCGGGGATGGTGATCCCGAGGGTGCCGTCGAGCAGTTCGTTGAGGTACTCGCCCCAGCCGACGGCCACGGCCGCCACCGAGACGCCGTACTCCAGGATCAGACACCAGCCGCAGACCCAGGCGATCAGCTCGCCCATGGTGGCGTAGGCGTACGAGTAGGAGGAGCCGGAGACCGGGATGGTGCCCGCCAGTTCGGCGTACGACAGCGCGGAGAACAGCGCGGTGAGCCCGGCTATGACGAACGACACGATGACCGCGGGGCCCGCGTCCGGCACCGCCTCGCCGAGCACCACGAAGATGCCGGTGCCCAGGGTGGCACCGATGCTGATCATGGTGAGCTGCCATACGCCCATCGAGCGCCGGAGGCTTCCGCCCTCGCCCTGGCCGCCCTCGGCGACCAGCCGCTCCACGGGCTTGCGCCGCATCAGCCGGGCGCCCAGCCCGCCGACCGGAGGGTCTGGTTCCGGTTGCTGGGTGGCGGGCGGTGCTGCGCCGTGCTCCAACACTTGGGTGGCTCCTTAATCGCTGCCATCAGGTGGTGGCGACCGACTGCGGACATACGGGTACCCGGGAAGGAAACCCGCAGGTGGGAATCGCCGAGCAGCCGGTCTCCGCCACTCCACGTCAGCGCAAGACCCTATGAGCCGTCCGCCGACGGCCGTAATGGACCATGGTTGCGCATACGTGTCGCAACGTTGCGCGCGGGGGCGCTCGTCGGTGAATCGTTGCGAAACACTGAGCTTGTCAGCGCGCGTTTCACCCGAATGCCGCGATACTGCACCATTTTAGCGGTCGTTGGTGGGGACGTGACCACTGACAGTCTGCAACCACCCGATCACTCCCGCCTCGGTGCCGAACCGGTGTTCCGGCCCCGCGACCAGGGGGGTGACAGCGAGCGCTACCCGCTCGAATACTGCGCGAGAGTGTGGGAGGACTTCATCCGGACGCTGGGCCGGATCGAGGCGGACTTCCTCCACCGCTCCGATACCACAGAACCGGGCGTCAAGGCATGACCTACACCGAGCCGAGGCCGGGCGGCTACGGGCCCCCTCCCACCGGCCACCGGCCCGCCCCCGCACCCCCTCCCGGGGACCGGTTCGAGGTGGCAGCCGATTATGAGATGAATCCTTTCCCCCTGCCCGACCCGGAGACCATCGAGGGCCGCTGGGACCTGGAGGGGGACCTGGCCCGGCTGCTCCAGACGTCCTCCGCCGAGGAGGCGGTGCACACCACCGGCCCCATCGGACCACCGGTCACCCCCCTGCGAGCCCCCGCCCCCGCCCATGTGCGGGGGCGCGGCAAGCGCCGCCGGGTCCGCTTCCGGCTGCCGACGATGCCGTGGCTGCATGTGATCAGCCTGATCTTCGCGGCGGTCACCACGGTCATCGTCGCCATGCTGAGCGTCCTCGGCGGCATGATCTCCTACCGCCCGCTGCGCTATCTGGCCTCCCCGAGCACCACGGAGTCCATGGCGGCGTGGTGGCCCCTGCTGGTCTACGGACCCTGGCTGGTCGCCTCGCTGTCGGTGCTGCGGGCCGCCCTGCACCGGCGGGGCGCGGCGCACTCATGGGGCGTGGTGGTGCTCTTCTCCACCATCGCGGTGTTCCTGTGCGTGGCCCACGCCCCGAGGAACGCGCCCAGCATCGCCGTGGCCGGCCTTCCCCCGGTCGCCGCGCTGGTCTCGTTCCACCAGTTGGTGCGGCAGATCACCCTCACCAGCCCGCCACGCCACGCACTGCCCCGCACCCGGGGTGAGCAGCGTGGAATGGCGAGATGAGCCACCGTCGCACCACACCACCACAGCCCCACTCACCCGAGCCGAGTGGGGCTGTGGCGCCCCTTTTTGAGGACTCGGTTCTCCCCCGGCTACCGCTGGGAGGTACCCCCTGCCGGAAGACCCAAGCCCCCGGATCGAACCGCTGAGGGTTAGGGGGCTTCTGATGGATCTCCGCGGCGTCGCGACGCCCGGCACGCCCTCTCGCCGCACCGGACAAAACCCCTAGTAGCTCCGCTACGAGGACTTCCGCCCGGCACACCGAGAGCACGCTCCCCCAGCTACCGCTGGGAGGTGCCCCCTGACGCCGCTCCTTCCTCCACGGAGATCCATCAGAAGCCCCCTAGTCCCAGGAGGCGTGGAGGGGCTGGCCCTCGGCGTAGCCCGCGGCGCTCTGGACGCCGACGACGGCCCGCTCGTGGAACTCCTCCAGCGACCCCGCGCCCGCGTAGGTGCAGGAGCTGCGCACGCCCGCGACGATCGAGTCGATCAGGTCCTCGACGCCCGGCCGGGCCGGGTCGAGGAACATCCGCGAGGTGGAGATGCCCTCCTCGAACAGCCCCTTGCGGGCCCGCTCGTACGCCGACTCCTCGCTGGTGCGATTGCGCACCGCGCGCGCCGACGCCATGCCGAAGCTCTCCTTGTACGGGCGGCCGTCGGCGGTGTGCTGGAGGTCGCCGGGCGACTCGTACGTACCCGCGAACCAGGAGCCGATCATGACGTTGGACGCCCCGGCCGCCAGCGCCATGGCGACGTCGCGGGGGTGCCGGATACCGCCGTCCGCCCAGATGTGCTTGCCGAACTTCCGCGCCTCGGCGGCGCATTCCATCACCGCGGAGAACTGCGGCCGGCCCACGCCGGTCATCATGCGGGTGGTGCACATGGCGCCCGGCCCGACGCCGACCTTGACGATGTCGGCACCGGCCTCGATGAGATCGCGCACCCCTTCGGCGGCGACCACGTTGCCCGCCACCACCGGCACCCGCGGGCCAAGGCCTCGGACCGCCTTGAGCGCGCTGATCATCGACTCCTGGTGGCCGTGGGCGGTGTCCACGACGAGGGTGTCCACCCCGGCGTCGAGGAGCGCCTTCGTACGGCCCTCCACATCGCCGTTGACCCCGACGGCGGCCGCGATCCGCAGCCGGCCCGCCGCGTCCACCGCGGGCGTGTAGAGCGTCGCGCGCAGCGCTCCCTTGCGGCTCAGGATGCCGGCCAGCTTCCCGTCCGCGTCCACGGCGGGGGCCAGCTTGCGGTGGGCGGCGTCGAGGCGGCTGAACGCCTCCTGGGGGTCGATGCCCGCGTCGAGCACCATCAGCTCCCGCGACATCACCTCGGACAGCTGGGTGAAGCGGTCCACCCCGGTCAGGTCGGACTCGGTCACCACGCCCACCGGACGCCCGTCCTCGACCACCACGCCCGCGCCGTGTGCCCGCTTGGGCAGCAGCGACAGCGCGTCGGCGACGGTGCCGGTCGGGGCGAGGACGATCGGGGTGTCCAGCACCAGATGGCGGCTCTTGACCCAGCGGACCACGTCGGTGACGACGTCGATCGGGATGTCCTGCGGGATGACGACGAGGCCACCGCGCCGGGCGACCGTCTCGGCCATGCGGCGGCCGGCGATCGCGGTCATGTTGGCGACGACGAGCGGGATGGTGGTGCCGGTGCCGTCGGGGGCCGACAGGTCCACTCCCTGGCGGGAGCCGACCGCGGAGCGGCTCGGCACCATGAACACATCGTCGTACGTCAGGTCGTAGGGAACCGGGGAAGATCCCACGTGGTGCCCCGTACCGGGCTCGAGGAAACGCATGAGTCTCACATTTTCACGCGAAACGACGCAGGTCACTCCCACAGCGGCACAACAAAAGACCCCCGCGTTCATAGAGTCCTCCAAAGAGGCGCTGCGGGGGCTGCTCCGGTGCCGGCAGGCAACCTGCCTTACGTCGAAACGTTACCCGAGCGCCCGCCCGAGGGCGAGTGACCGATGGACCCCGGCCGCCGCCGAGTCATGATCACCACCCCTGGACGGCGTTCAGGGCCCTTTCGTGCCACTGTCCGCCGGTTTCTGTGGAAAGTGCCAGAGCAAGCCGCCCGAGCCGCCGATGCCGCAGATGGATCGCGTACACAGGTTCTGGGCGCTCGATATGGGCGCCCAGAACACAACCCCGCGAACGGAAGCCGCGCGTGCCCACCCGGTGAGGTGTGCCCGAGCGGCACTGGGTGCGAACGGCTGCCGTCGCCCCCCTCTATCGAAGGAGTTGACCATGTCTGTTGCCGTACCGGCCGAGTCGGCCATGGAGATGTCGGAGTTCGACCTGGACGTGCGTGTCGAGCTCGACGAGCCGACGGCCGCGCAGGGCGCCGCCTCCTATCCCACGGTGTCCATCCTCGCGTGCACCGTCGTCCCGCCCTGTGGCTGATCAGTAGGACCGTACGGGGTCCGGGCCGGTGCCCGGACCCCGTACGGCTCGCCGACAGCGGAAATGCCCGGCGGTGCCGGGCGTGGACGGGAGAGACGACACCATGTCCGGAGACCACGCGATGTTCCAGGCGGAGCCCACCGGGATGCTCCGTGTCCCGCTCCTCCCCCGCTCGGCCACCGGGACCCGCGCACACATCGACCCGCGCGACCGCGAACAGGTCCGCCGGTACATCGACGCGCTCCTCTCCGACGGACGGGTCGAGGAGGCCCTCGCCGTCTCCAGCCCCTCACTGCACCGGACCGTCGAGGCGCTGCGCGCCGGCGCGCCGATGAAACCCGGCGCACTGCGCAAGCTCACGCTCTCGGCGACGCGCTACGTCCTGCGGGGCGCCAGCCGCGCCACCCCCTTCGGACTCCTGGCGGGCGTCGCCCCGGTGTCCTTCGGCGAGGCGGGCTGCCGGATCCGGATGGGCACCCGGCACGGCAAGGCGGTGCGCCCGGACGGAGGCTGGCTGACCGGCGTGCTCACCGCCTGGGAGGGCGACCTCGAGGTTCTGCGGGCGCTGCGCGTCGTGGCGAACGACCTGGGCTTCGCACGCGGACAGCGCTGGGTGCTCCCCTGCGGCTACGACGCGAAGGACCCGGCCGACGCCGAGGAGCCGGCCACCGGCGAACGGCGGCGTGCGGGGCGGAGCGCCCAGGAGATCTCCGTACGCCACACCGCGGCCGTGAAGACCATCCTCGCCGCCACCCGGCACCCCCGCCCGGCCGGGGGACTGCTGAAGATCCTCGACGAGACGTACCCGAACGTCCCCGCGTCCGCCAAGGAGGGGCTTCTCGTCGAGCTCGTCCGCCAGGGCTTCCTCCTCACCGAGCTGCGCCCCCGCTCAGCGAGACCGACCCGCTGCGGTACGCGGTGGAAGTCCTCAAGGCCGTGGGCCGGACCGACAAGGCGCGCGAACTGGCCGCCGTCGGCGACCTATTGGAGGAGTACGGCGCGGAACGCCTCGGCGCCGGGCTCGGCCGCTGGCAGGCGGCCCTGGACACGATGGGCGGCCTGCGCGCCGATGACCGGCCGATCCAGGTCGACATGCGGCTGGACGCCGAAGTCACCCTGGACCGGGAGGTTTTGCGGGAGGCGGAGCGCGCGGCCACGGCGCTGTGTCTCGCCGCACCCGGCACCGTGCCGACGCCCGAACTCCGGGAGTACCGTGACGCGTTCGTCGAACGCTATGGCACCGACCGGGCCGTGCCGCTCGCCGACGTCCTCGACCCGCACACCGGCCTGGGCCCGCCCGCCGGGTACGACCACCCCAGAAGCGAGCGGAGCACGGCGGGACCCGGTGAGCCGAGCGAACGCGACCGGGCCCGGAACGATTTCCTGGCCGAGCTGGCGCTCACGGCGATCGCGTCGGGTGACCGCGAGGTGGAGCTCGACGACGCGGCGCTCGACCGGCTGCGCGGCTCCGGAGCACCGCCCCCGGCCGCGCTGGAGCTCTGCGCCCATCTGACCGCCCCCTCGCGGCGGTCCCTCGAAGAGGGCGACTTCGCGCTCGTGCTCTCCCCGTCGACGGGATCGCCGGCGCCGGGCGCGCTCTTCGGCCGGTTCGCCTACCTCCTCGACGACGTGGAGGCGGTGGGCGAGTTGGCGCGCCGCTCAGCCGCCGACTCGGCCCGGGACGGCGCGCTCCAGGCACACCTGGACTTTCTGCCCCTGAGCGGGCGCGACGCCAACGTGGCCCGCGTCCGGGCGTTCTGGAGCGAGCGCGTCGCGGTGGGCTGCTTCGCGGACCGCGCCTCGCCCGCCGTACGGGGAATGGGCGATCTCGCACTGGCCGCCGACCTCGACCGGCTGTATCTCGTGGACGCCTCGACCGGGCAGGAGATCAACCCCCGGGTTCCGACCATGCTCGACCCGCGGCGCGCCCCCGCGGCGGTCCGTCTGCTGCGCGAGCTGCCGGCGATGGGAAGCCGGCCCTCGTGCGTGTGGACATGGGGGCGCGTCTCCACACTCCCCCATCTGCCCCGCGTCCGGTTCGGCAGGACGGTCCTCGCCCCCGCCCGATGGCGGCTGACCGACCCCGGCCTGTTCGACTCCGCCCTCTCGGACGCGGAGTGGGAGCGCCACCTGGACGGCTGGCGGGCGCGCTGGAACGTGCCCGACCGGGTCGCCGTCGGCGGGGGCGACCACCGGGTGGAGATCGACCTGACCGCCCCGCTCCACCGCATGGTGCTGCGCCGCGAGCTCCGCCGGGGCAAGGACGTGACGGCGTACGAGACGCCCGAGGACGCGGGACGGGGTGACGGCTGGCTCGCCACCGACTCGGGGGCGTTCAGCAGCGAACTGGTGATTCCGCTGCTGCCCGCCCGCCCGGCGCCCGGCGAGCCCCCGGCCGTCCGGGCTCCGGCGCGGCGGATCCGCCCGGTCGGTCCGCCCGTCCCGCGGCACAGCCGCGCGTGGCTCTACGGCAAGCTCTACGCCTGCGCCAACCGCCAGGACGAGGTGCTGACCGAGCACCTGCCCCGGCTGCTGGCGGCCCTGCCGCCCGCCGTGGACCGCTGGTTCTTCATCCGCTACGCCGATCCGGCCGGCGCGCATCTGCGGCTGCGGTTCCACGGCGACCCCGCCACGCTCCACGGCGAGCTGCTGCCGGGCGTCCTGGACTGGGTCGAGCAGCTGCGCGACCTGCGGCTGGCCGGGGCGTTCGTCATCGACGGCTATGAGCCCGAAAGCCACCGCTATGGCGGCCCCGAGGCCATCGAGGCCGCCGAGACGGTCTTCCACCAGGACAGCGTGGCCGTCCTCGAACAGCTGCGCCTCCGGGCGGCGGGCGCGGTCACCGTCGAACCGCGGCTGCTCGCCGCCGCCAACTACCTCGATCTCGTCCGCCAGGTCCACGGTGACCGGTGGACCGACTGGTACCTGCGCAACCCGCGGGACGAGGAGCACCAGGCCTACTTCCGGGAAGGGCGCACGGCGGCGCTTCGTCTGCTGGACGGCGGGCTCCGGGCCGCGTTCCCCGCCGAAGGCGCTGCCGCCGTGCTCGGCGCCCTCGACGCCAGGGCGGCCGCCATGCGTGCCTATGCCTCCGTAGCCGCCGACGGATCGGTGCTGGCGAGTGTCTTACATATGCACCACAACCGGCTCATCGGCACCTCACACACCTCCGAAGCCCGTTCGCTGGCGGTGGCGCGCGGCCTGGCCCAGGCCGAACACGGACGGCGGAGGCACCTCGGATGACGGCGGCACCAGCCGGGCGGTGGGACCCCGAAGCGGTGGCGGCCGAGATCGCCGCCCGCATCCGCGACCGCGCCACCGGTGCCGACACCGGCACCGGCACCGGGGACTCCGCCGCTGCCGGGCTCGGCATGGGTGCCTCGGGAGCGGCGCTGTTGCTCAGTGAGCTGAGCAAGGGCGACCCGGGCTCGCGCACGACCGTCCACGCCCTGCTGGCGGCGGAGGCCGGGATCGCCGGTGCCAAGGGTTCCGGGCTGATCACGGGCCTGGCCGGGCTCGGCTTCGCCGCCAAGCACGCCGCCCGCACGCCCCGGGACTACGCCACCGTGCGGGACCGGGTGGACGCGGCCCTGCGGCATCGCCTCGGCAAAGCCCTCGACGCCGAGTACGGCCGGATGGAATCGGGTGTCCCCGGAGCGGACCGGGAAAAGTTCGACGTCGTCTCCGGTGTGACCGGCCTCGGCCGGTACTTCCTCGCCGAACCGTCCGACCCCGCGGCCGTCCGGGACGTACTGCGCCACCTCGTCACCCTCACCGAACCCGTCAAGGCCGGGGCCGGACCGCTGCCCGGCTGGTTCAGCCCCCCGTGGCCCGCCGCGGTGGACCCGCGGCGGCGGGAGTGGGTGCTCGACCTGGGCCTCGCCCATGGCGCCGCCGGGCCGCTGGCGCTGCTGTCACTGTGCTGGACGCGCGGACTGCGCGTCCCCGGCCATGACACGGCCATCCGCCGCATCGCCCAGTGGCTCATGAGCTGGCGCCAGGAGGACCCGGACGCGGGCCCGGGATGGCCCGGTACGGTCTCCGCCGGCCAGGAGCTGGTCCCCGCCCGGCCCGCCCTGGAACCGGGCCGCCCGAGCTGGTGCTACGGCACGCCGGGAATCGCCCGCGCGCTACACCTCGCCGGGGTCGCGCTGGGCGAGGACGCGTGGGCGCACACCGCGGCGCAGGCGATGAGGGCGGTCTTCGCCGGCCCCGACGGACCGCGGGGGCTGGACGACCCCGGGCTGTGCCACGGCCTCGCCGGGCTGGCCCGGATCACCGGTCGCATGGCCGACGAGCTGGACGATCCCTCGCTCGCCGCACGGGCGGACGAACTCGCGGAGCAGCTGTGCGCCCGCTTCGACCCCGATTCGGCCTTCGGCTTCCCCACCGCGCCGGTGCCATCGCACCGGCCGGAGCCGCTGGACGCGCCGACCTTCCTGGAGGGCGCGGCGGGCGTCGCCCTCGTCCTGCTCGGCCGGAGCACGCCGCCCGCCGGAACCGCCGACGGTGATCTGCCCTGGGACGCGGCCCT encodes the following:
- a CDS encoding GuaB1 family IMP dehydrogenase-related protein, translating into MRFLEPGTGHHVGSSPVPYDLTYDDVFMVPSRSAVGSRQGVDLSAPDGTGTTIPLVVANMTAIAGRRMAETVARRGGLVVIPQDIPIDVVTDVVRWVKSRHLVLDTPIVLAPTGTVADALSLLPKRAHGAGVVVEDGRPVGVVTESDLTGVDRFTQLSEVMSRELMVLDAGIDPQEAFSRLDAAHRKLAPAVDADGKLAGILSRKGALRATLYTPAVDAAGRLRIAAAVGVNGDVEGRTKALLDAGVDTLVVDTAHGHQESMISALKAVRGLGPRVPVVAGNVVAAEGVRDLIEAGADIVKVGVGPGAMCTTRMMTGVGRPQFSAVMECAAEARKFGKHIWADGGIRHPRDVAMALAAGASNVMIGSWFAGTYESPGDLQHTADGRPYKESFGMASARAVRNRTSEESAYERARKGLFEEGISTSRMFLDPARPGVEDLIDSIVAGVRSSCTYAGAGSLEEFHERAVVGVQSAAGYAEGQPLHASWD
- a CDS encoding FDLD family class I lanthipeptide, which encodes MSVAVPAESAMEMSEFDLDVRVELDEPTAAQGAASYPTVSILACTVVPPCG
- a CDS encoding amino acid permease, coding for MLEHGAAPPATQQPEPDPPVGGLGARLMRRKPVERLVAEGGQGEGGSLRRSMGVWQLTMISIGATLGTGIFVVLGEAVPDAGPAVIVSFVIAGLTALFSALSYAELAGTIPVSGSSYSYAYATMGELIAWVCGWCLILEYGVSVAAVAVGWGEYLNELLDGTLGITIPDALAAPPGDGGIFNLPALLVVLLAMAFLLGGAKESARANAIMVGVKIAALILFCAVAFTGIRAGNYTPFMPLGMAGVSAAGATLFFSYIGFDAASTAGEEAKNPQRDLPRAIMLSLIIVTALYCLVAAVAVGALPWKKFSGSEAALASIMKNVTGQSFWAVLLAAGAVIAIASVVLTVLYGQTRILFAMSRDGLVPKVFSTVHARTGVPRANTVIVSLFCGVLAAAIPLGQLADATSIGTLFAFALVNIAVIMLRRTRPDMPRTFRVPLSPLFPVIGFALCLWMMGSLQFVTWVVFGVWMAVGLVLYFGYGMRRSRLATAEK
- a CDS encoding Lrp/AsnC family transcriptional regulator translates to MRLNDLDERIVHALAEDARRSYADIGEIVGLSAPAVKRRVDRLRAEGAITGFTVRVDPVALGWETEGFIELFCRHNTSPDDIRRGLSRYPEVVSASTVTGDADAVVQVFAADMRHFERVLERIAGEHFVERTKSVLVLSPLLRRFSSGAPT
- a CDS encoding lanthionine synthetase C family protein is translated as MTAAPAGRWDPEAVAAEIAARIRDRATGADTGTGTGDSAAAGLGMGASGAALLLSELSKGDPGSRTTVHALLAAEAGIAGAKGSGLITGLAGLGFAAKHAARTPRDYATVRDRVDAALRHRLGKALDAEYGRMESGVPGADREKFDVVSGVTGLGRYFLAEPSDPAAVRDVLRHLVTLTEPVKAGAGPLPGWFSPPWPAAVDPRRREWVLDLGLAHGAAGPLALLSLCWTRGLRVPGHDTAIRRIAQWLMSWRQEDPDAGPGWPGTVSAGQELVPARPALEPGRPSWCYGTPGIARALHLAGVALGEDAWAHTAAQAMRAVFAGPDGPRGLDDPGLCHGLAGLARITGRMADELDDPSLAARADELAEQLCARFDPDSAFGFPTAPVPSHRPEPLDAPTFLEGAAGVALVLLGRSTPPAGTADGDLPWDAALLLA
- a CDS encoding DUF2637 domain-containing protein; translation: MNPFPLPDPETIEGRWDLEGDLARLLQTSSAEEAVHTTGPIGPPVTPLRAPAPAHVRGRGKRRRVRFRLPTMPWLHVISLIFAAVTTVIVAMLSVLGGMISYRPLRYLASPSTTESMAAWWPLLVYGPWLVASLSVLRAALHRRGAAHSWGVVVLFSTIAVFLCVAHAPRNAPSIAVAGLPPVAALVSFHQLVRQITLTSPPRHALPRTRGEQRGMAR
- a CDS encoding thiopeptide-type bacteriocin biosynthesis protein — encoded protein: MVLRRELRRGKDVTAYETPEDAGRGDGWLATDSGAFSSELVIPLLPARPAPGEPPAVRAPARRIRPVGPPVPRHSRAWLYGKLYACANRQDEVLTEHLPRLLAALPPAVDRWFFIRYADPAGAHLRLRFHGDPATLHGELLPGVLDWVEQLRDLRLAGAFVIDGYEPESHRYGGPEAIEAAETVFHQDSVAVLEQLRLRAAGAVTVEPRLLAAANYLDLVRQVHGDRWTDWYLRNPRDEEHQAYFREGRTAALRLLDGGLRAAFPAEGAAAVLGALDARAAAMRAYASVAADGSVLASVLHMHHNRLIGTSHTSEARSLAVARGLAQAEHGRRRHLG